The sequence GCCACCTCCTGCATCGGACCGGCCAGGGTGGACCAGACCTCGCTGGCGAAGGAGGCCACCGCGTCGCGCAGCGCCGTCCCCCAGGCGCTCTCGGGGAACCGGGCCGCGCCGATCCGCCAGCCGCCCAGGGCGAGGTTCTTGCTCAGCCCGGTGGTCACCACCGTGCGTTCCGGAGCGACCTCGGCCGGGCTGAGGAAGCGCTGCCGCGGATCGTGCAGGAGGTCGCGGTAGATCTCGTCCGAGACGATCAGCAGGTCCTCCTCCCGGGCGATCGCGCACAGTTCGCGGACCAGCGTGGAGGGCGCCGCCGTCCCGGTGGGGTTGTCCGGCAGTGCCAGCACCAGGATGCGCGGGTCCCGGCCGTCCTCCCGCGCCCGCGCGATGGTCCGCGTCAGGGCCGACGGTTCGGGCACCCCGCCGCAGCCGGCGGGGATCGGCACCTGGAAGACCGCCTTCCCGGCCAGCAGCGCCTGCGGGGGATACGTGTTCCAGCAGGGGCGCGGCAGCAGGGTGTCGCCCCGGACGGTCATCTGCACCGCCGCGAGCAGGGGCTTGCTGCCGGGGGCGAGCACCACCTGGTCCGGTTCGGTCGGCACGCGGCGGCGGGTGAAGTACCCGGCCACGGCCCGCCGGGCCGTGAGGTCGCCGCGGACCGGGCCGTAGGCGTTGCGGCCCGCCCCCGCGGCCAACCGCTCGATCAGCGGCGGGAACACCGGCAGCCGCGACTCGCCGAATCCCAGGTGGACCACGGTATCGCCGCGCCGCCGACGCTCCCGGACCTGCTCGTCCAGCGCCAGGTTGGGCGATATCCCGCGCGCGCCGGCCAGTTCGATCCGCGTCACACCGTCCGCTCCTTCCCGGGCAGCGCCAGTGCCAGCAACCGGGCCCGGTCGACCTTGCCGTTGGGGTTGAGCGGCAGGCGGTCGATGGCTCTCAGCTCGTCGGGGACCATGTAGTCGGGCAGTTCCTTCCCGCAGAACTCCCGTAGCTGAACGGGGTCCCAGCCGGCGGCGGGCTCCGGTACGACGAAGGCGGTCAGCACGGGATCGGCCGCGTCCCCGGCGCGCGGCACCACCAGCACGGCGGCGGCCTCCACCGAGGGGAACGCGCGCAGCCGGTGCTCCACCGCCCCCAACTCCACACGGTTGCCACGGATCTTCACCATCGAGTCGACCCGGCCGTGGAAGTACAGTTCGCCGTCGGCTCCGCGGGAGGCGAGATCACCGGAGCGGTAGACGAACTGGCCGGACCGCGGTTCGAGCGGATCGGCCACCAGCACGGCGCGGGTGGCCGCCGGGTCGTTCCAGTAGCCGGTGAACAGCGCGGGACTGCGCAGGTGGATCTCACCGACGGCCCCCGGCTCGTCCACGGGCCGGCCCTCGCCGTCGATCAGCAGGATCTCGGCTCCCGCGTGCGGCCGCCCGATGGAGATGTCCGCCTGGTCCGCCGGGAGCGGGTCGGGGATGTCGGCGAAGGTGCAGGCGATGGACTCGGTGCTGCCGAAGCAGTTGACGATCCGCACCCCGGGCAACTCGCGGCGCAGCAGCCGCAGATCCTCCAGCGGGAAGCGCTCGCCGGAGAAGAGGATGCCCCGCACCGCGCCGAGTTCGGACAGCCGCGCCGGCTCGTGCCGCAGCAGCGGCCGCCAGATCGAGGGGACGCCGTTGACCTGGGTGGCCCCGGCCTCGCGCAGGAAGCGGGCGAAGCGCCGTGGCCAGCGCAGCAGTCCGCGCGGTACCGGCACCAGCGTGGCCCCGTTGCCCAGCGCGAGCCCGGCGTCCAGCAGGGAGAAGTCGAACTGGAAGGGCGACGTGCTGGCGACCCGGTCCTCGGCGGTGACGATGTCGTGCCGCAACATCCCCCGGCAGAAGGCCAGATACCCGCGGTGGCTCATCACCACGCCCTTGGGGGTGCCGGTGGAGCCGGAGGTGAAGACGACGTAGGCGGGGTCGGTGGAGACGGCGCCGGTGCGCTGGTGGGCGCGCCGGGCCGGCGCGCGCTCGATGACCAGCCCCTCGGGGCCGAAGCGGCCGCTGCCGGTGGACGCCGGCAGGCCCGGCGGTTCCTCGCCGCCGGACCGCAGGTACAGCGCCGGTCCGGTCATGCCGACGATCGTCAGCCGGCGACCCACGGGCGACTGGGGGCTCAGCGGGAGAAAGGTCGCGCCGAGTGCGGAACACGCCATCAGCAGCGTGAGGACGGCGGCACTGCTGTCCGACTCCAGCGCCACGCGGTCCCCGACTCCGATTCCGAGGCCGGCGAGTTCTTCGGTCCTGGCGGCGGTGCGTGCCGCCAACTCCCGATAGGTGACCGTGCGAAGACCCCCGTCGGGGGCGCTTTCGATCACCGCCGGTCTGGTGGGGACGGTATCGCTCGCACCGAGCAGGAACTCGTGCAGGAGCTCAGGGGCTTGGCGGTGCCACGGGGAAAACGAACCTGTGGTGGCCATGTTCTCCTCCGAGAAAATCGGCGGGGCGGCCTGGGCACAGGGGACAGTACTACGGAAGCCATGTGCGTGAACCCATGAGTCCCGGCCCCGCTGTCGTATCCGCCACGGCGGCTCCGGCGCACGTCAGCGCGGTGCGGGCGCTGGACGGGGGCGCTTTCGGGTGGCCGATTCCCGGACCTGGGCATCGTTGTCATCCGCTGGTCGCGAGGGGGTTCGCCCGGCGTTTCGCTTTCTTCCGCGCCGCGGGACGCCGAGGTGGCCGATTCTGTGCCGTGGCGAATTTCGGCCTCCTTTTATTTCCGGCCAATCGGGACTCGCGGCGGCGGCCGGAGCGAAGTGGAGAAGATCTGCCGAGGGTGGCGGAGGTGAGATGGTGAGGAAAATGTGAACGCCCACTGCTTGTAGCAGACATTCGTGAAGGGAACATTGCACGAGAATGACGAAGACCGCGCAAGTCCACGGCTTCCCGGCCGTTTTGGAGGTCCACTCCCTTGGCGGATGCCGAAGTGCGGCGGCTGAAATCCCGCGATGCCGGCGCCGTCCTGGACGAGGACGTCGCCCGGCTCCTCCCGCTCAAGCACGCGAACCTCGACGTACCGGGCCGCTACAGCATCCGC comes from Streptomyces sp. NBC_00448 and encodes:
- a CDS encoding AMP-binding protein translates to MATTGSFSPWHRQAPELLHEFLLGASDTVPTRPAVIESAPDGGLRTVTYRELAARTAARTEELAGLGIGVGDRVALESDSSAAVLTLLMACSALGATFLPLSPQSPVGRRLTIVGMTGPALYLRSGGEEPPGLPASTGSGRFGPEGLVIERAPARRAHQRTGAVSTDPAYVVFTSGSTGTPKGVVMSHRGYLAFCRGMLRHDIVTAEDRVASTSPFQFDFSLLDAGLALGNGATLVPVPRGLLRWPRRFARFLREAGATQVNGVPSIWRPLLRHEPARLSELGAVRGILFSGERFPLEDLRLLRRELPGVRIVNCFGSTESIACTFADIPDPLPADQADISIGRPHAGAEILLIDGEGRPVDEPGAVGEIHLRSPALFTGYWNDPAATRAVLVADPLEPRSGQFVYRSGDLASRGADGELYFHGRVDSMVKIRGNRVELGAVEHRLRAFPSVEAAAVLVVPRAGDAADPVLTAFVVPEPAAGWDPVQLREFCGKELPDYMVPDELRAIDRLPLNPNGKVDRARLLALALPGKERTV
- a CDS encoding pyridoxal phosphate-dependent aminotransferase, with protein sequence MTRIELAGARGISPNLALDEQVRERRRRGDTVVHLGFGESRLPVFPPLIERLAAGAGRNAYGPVRGDLTARRAVAGYFTRRRVPTEPDQVVLAPGSKPLLAAVQMTVRGDTLLPRPCWNTYPPQALLAGKAVFQVPIPAGCGGVPEPSALTRTIARAREDGRDPRILVLALPDNPTGTAAPSTLVRELCAIAREEDLLIVSDEIYRDLLHDPRQRFLSPAEVAPERTVVTTGLSKNLALGGWRIGAARFPESAWGTALRDAVASFASEVWSTLAGPMQEVAAYAFAEPPELRAHLAEAARLHGALAGAVHRIVRAAGAECRRPDAGFYVYPDFEPRREALAARGVTDSATLQDRLLDAHGIAVLGGHHHGDEPGALRFRAATSMLYGETPEEQSAALHSSDPLVLPHVSRLLAAIEEGFGKLCG